A window from Thermodesulfovibrionales bacterium encodes these proteins:
- a CDS encoding DnaJ domain-containing protein produces the protein MEDLYAVLGVSGEASEADIKKAFRQLAKEYHPDSLRVRETPADAEKRFLQITDAYKVLSDSAKRAEYDRNRGSGKGNVADSKQPGNAKTLYREGRRAYRHEQFEDASTHFRKAVKLAPENPLYCSWLGLSLSKQHGLLHEAKSWCEKATLLAPSNPDYYVNLSLVYRNAGIKALTEKYLRKALSINPSHKRARIWLDRITGTARTGIMSRIKAIFRSQKE, from the coding sequence ATGGAAGACCTCTATGCGGTGCTGGGGGTATCCGGGGAGGCCTCGGAGGCCGACATCAAGAAGGCTTTCAGACAGCTCGCAAAGGAATATCACCCCGACAGCTTGCGCGTACGGGAAACTCCGGCCGACGCGGAGAAGCGCTTTCTGCAAATAACCGATGCCTACAAGGTGCTTTCTGATTCCGCAAAGCGTGCCGAATATGATAGGAACCGCGGATCCGGAAAAGGGAACGTTGCCGATTCGAAGCAACCGGGAAATGCAAAGACTTTGTACCGCGAAGGAAGAAGGGCATATCGGCATGAGCAGTTTGAGGATGCCTCAACTCATTTCAGAAAAGCGGTTAAACTGGCTCCGGAAAATCCTCTCTACTGTTCCTGGCTCGGCCTCTCGCTCTCGAAGCAGCATGGGCTCTTGCACGAAGCGAAGAGTTGGTGCGAGAAGGCAACGTTACTCGCACCCTCGAACCCCGATTACTACGTAAACCTCTCCCTCGTCTACCGTAACGCGGGGATAAAGGCGCTGACGGAGAAGTACCTTCGGAAGGCGCTCTCGATCAATCCTTCCCATAAGCGGGCCCGCATCTGGCTGGACAGGATAACCGGCACAGCGCGAACCGGCATCATGAGCAGAATCAAGGCGATCTTTCGCTCTCAAAAAGAGTGA
- a CDS encoding TlyA family RNA methyltransferase, with protein MKERLDIVIVKRGIAASRDRARALILEGKVFVKNRPETKAGAMVDTAAPIELKGMDIPYVGRGGLKLEAAIEHFGIELRDVVAMDVGASTGGFTDCMLQKGAQKVYCIDVGYGQLAWSLRTNPRVLLIERTNIRHLEKERIPDIIDFAAIDLSFISLKKVLTKVKEFMKEDGKMLALVKPQFEVGRGEVGKGGVIRDDDKRMAAVASVKEFAEETGLLVGGIFESPVPGQKGNREYFLYLRNR; from the coding sequence GTGAAAGAGCGCCTTGACATCGTCATCGTGAAACGGGGGATCGCCGCGAGCCGTGACCGAGCGAGGGCCTTGATCCTGGAGGGCAAGGTCTTCGTCAAAAACCGGCCGGAGACGAAGGCCGGCGCCATGGTTGATACCGCCGCCCCCATCGAACTGAAAGGAATGGATATCCCCTATGTCGGCCGCGGCGGGCTTAAACTCGAAGCGGCGATCGAACATTTCGGCATAGAACTGCGGGATGTTGTGGCGATGGACGTAGGCGCTTCCACTGGCGGGTTCACGGACTGCATGCTGCAGAAAGGTGCGCAAAAGGTGTATTGTATTGACGTGGGATACGGTCAGCTTGCGTGGTCATTGAGAACGAACCCGAGGGTCCTCCTGATCGAGCGCACAAACATACGGCATCTCGAAAAGGAGCGCATCCCCGACATCATTGACTTTGCCGCTATCGACCTTTCCTTCATCTCATTGAAGAAGGTCCTGACAAAGGTTAAGGAGTTCATGAAGGAGGACGGCAAAATGCTCGCCCTCGTGAAACCCCAGTTCGAAGTTGGCCGGGGAGAGGTCGGCAAGGGTGGAGTAATCCGCGATGATGACAAGAGAATGGCGGCCGTCGCCTCTGTGAAAGAATTCGCTGAGGAGACAGGACTGCTGGTCGGTGGTATCTTCGAGTCGCCGGTGCCTGGCCAGAAAGGAAACCGGGAATATTTCCTCTACCTGAGGAACCGATGA
- the nifS gene encoding cysteine desulfurase NifS, whose product MKPIYLDNNATTAIAPEVLEAMLPCLRDLYGNPSSMHTFGGQLQGRVEEAREKVAALINAEPEEIIFTSCGTESDNTALMSSVESYPQRRHIITTRVEHPAVLNFSKHLARKGYRVTFIPVDNSGRFNMELFTRALDDDTAVVSVMYANNESGVIFPIPEIGEILRERNILFHTDAVQAVGKIPIDMKRLPVDMLSLSGHKLHAPKGIGALYVRKGTRFYPYIIGGHQERGRRAGTENVASIIALGKACELALDNFDREAHYVSSLRDRLEKVLLGQCPDARVNGDTGQRLPNTTNISFEYVEGEAILLRLNEYGICASSGSACTSGALEPSHVLRAMGVPFTAIHGSVRFSLSRYNTEEEIEHVVEVVPPIIRELRTLSPYGREKMSVCAPDRNVSPE is encoded by the coding sequence ATGAAGCCGATCTATCTCGACAACAACGCGACCACAGCGATAGCCCCCGAGGTGCTCGAAGCGATGCTCCCGTGCCTCAGAGACCTGTACGGCAACCCATCGAGCATGCATACCTTCGGCGGGCAGCTTCAGGGGAGGGTTGAAGAAGCGAGGGAGAAAGTGGCGGCACTCATCAATGCCGAGCCCGAAGAGATAATCTTCACGAGTTGCGGCACCGAAAGCGACAATACGGCACTCATGAGTTCTGTCGAGTCCTATCCGCAGAGAAGACACATCATCACGACGCGCGTAGAGCACCCCGCCGTGCTGAACTTCTCGAAACATCTCGCGCGGAAGGGCTACCGCGTTACGTTCATACCCGTTGACAACTCGGGAAGGTTCAACATGGAACTCTTCACGAGAGCCCTGGATGACGATACCGCAGTTGTATCGGTAATGTATGCGAACAATGAATCAGGGGTGATCTTCCCGATACCGGAAATAGGAGAAATCCTGAGGGAAAGGAATATCCTCTTTCACACGGACGCCGTTCAGGCGGTCGGCAAAATTCCGATCGACATGAAGAGACTCCCCGTTGACATGCTCTCCCTCTCGGGCCATAAACTCCATGCCCCCAAAGGCATCGGTGCCCTCTACGTGAGAAAAGGCACGCGTTTCTATCCCTACATCATCGGGGGGCATCAGGAACGAGGACGCAGGGCCGGCACAGAGAACGTCGCCTCTATCATCGCTCTCGGAAAGGCATGTGAACTCGCGCTCGATAACTTCGATAGAGAGGCTCATTACGTCAGTTCGCTGAGGGACAGGCTCGAAAAGGTCCTCCTCGGGCAATGCCCCGATGCGAGGGTGAACGGCGACACCGGACAGAGACTGCCGAATACGACGAACATAAGCTTCGAATATGTGGAGGGAGAGGCGATCCTCCTCAGGTTGAACGAGTACGGGATATGCGCTTCATCGGGGTCTGCGTGTACCTCGGGTGCGCTCGAGCCGAGCCATGTCCTCAGGGCGATGGGTGTACCGTTCACCGCCATCCACGGTTCAGTCAGATTTTCTCTCAGCCGCTACAATACCGAGGAAGAGATCGAGCACGTCGTCGAGGTTGTACCTCCTATCATCAGAGAGTTGCGGACCCTCTCGCCGTACGGAAGGGAGAAGATGTCGGTCTGCGCTCCGGACAGAAATGTCAGTCCGGAGTGA
- the nifU gene encoding Fe-S cluster assembly protein NifU: protein MWEYTEKVKDFFLHPKNVGEIENPDATGETGSILCGDALKLTLKIDRETGRILDAKFQTFGCASAIASSSALTELIKGKTLDEAVELSNQDIADFLGGLPKEKMHCSVMGKEALEAAIANYRGEQKPSETEERIICKCFEVSEEKIRRVAGENHLTTVEEVTNFTKAGGGCGACVPAIEAILRDMWSLKVLPEKPKALKRLTNLQRIALIQDVLEKEIRPSLQADGGDLELIDVDGCRVIIALRAMCVACPMGGITIKGIEEKLRELVSEDLIVEEG, encoded by the coding sequence ATGTGGGAATACACCGAAAAGGTGAAGGATTTTTTTCTCCATCCGAAGAATGTCGGCGAGATAGAGAATCCGGATGCTACCGGCGAAACCGGAAGCATCCTTTGCGGTGACGCCCTCAAGCTGACCCTCAAGATAGATAGAGAGACCGGGAGGATTCTCGATGCGAAGTTCCAGACCTTCGGCTGCGCCTCGGCCATAGCGAGTTCATCGGCCCTCACGGAGCTCATTAAGGGGAAGACTCTCGATGAGGCCGTCGAACTCTCGAATCAGGACATTGCCGATTTCCTCGGCGGACTTCCCAAGGAGAAGATGCACTGTTCCGTAATGGGAAAGGAGGCCCTCGAGGCAGCGATAGCCAATTATCGGGGCGAACAAAAACCGTCCGAAACGGAAGAAAGAATTATCTGCAAGTGCTTCGAGGTCTCGGAAGAGAAGATTCGGAGGGTCGCCGGAGAAAACCACCTCACGACCGTCGAGGAGGTCACAAACTTTACGAAGGCGGGAGGCGGTTGCGGAGCCTGCGTTCCCGCCATAGAAGCCATCCTCAGGGATATGTGGTCTCTGAAGGTCCTGCCGGAGAAACCGAAGGCGCTGAAAAGATTGACCAACCTCCAGAGGATAGCCCTCATTCAGGACGTCCTCGAAAAAGAGATACGTCCCAGTCTCCAGGCTGACGGCGGTGACCTGGAACTCATCGATGTTGACGGCTGCAGGGTCATTATCGCGCTCAGGGCCATGTGCGTTGCATGCCCCATGGGCGGGATTACGATAAAAGGCATCGAAGAGAAATTGCGGGAACTCGTGAGTGAAGATCTCATCGTAGAGGAAGGATGA